GAACCCACCCCCTTGGCATCGAGAACCGTGGGGCCCATCGCACCGCCGAGGATCACGAACTTGTCGTTCCCTTTGGCGAATTTGACGGCCACCTTCGGCGCCGTGACGGGATCGTCGGAATAAGCGAGGCACGTCGGCCCCGTCATGAGATCCGAAATTCCCTGGGCGTCGGTTCCATCCAGCGCGAGCTTCACGAGCCTGTTCTTCGCCACCTTGACCGAGCCGCCAGCTTCTCTCATGTCGCTGCGCAGCTTGGTCATATCGGACACCGAAAGACCCGCGTAGTGAGCCACGACGACCACGCCGGTATTGGCGAAGACATCGCTAAGCGCCGATACAACTTCGCGCTTTTCAGCTCTTTCCATGCTCACTCCGTTCTTTCAAACCCGCGAAGGCGTTGAGCCGGTGCGGGCTTAGGCCACACTGAGCCGCGAAACTTTCGGGGGAGGCATCGACGCCATCCCGCGAGCTTTCGCGGCACTCTGTTGCCTGTCCCGCTCGTCCGCGCAAAAACGCACGTGAGCCACATACGAGGTTCAACCGATCTTCCGGATGCGGCGGCGCCCTTGCGGGCAAAGTCCGCATCCCTCGAACCGTTTGTCTCCCGTCTCATGCAGGCCCTAAAGGCTTAAGCGGTTTCCCACACCTGCA
The nucleotide sequence above comes from Methyloceanibacter stevinii. Encoded proteins:
- the rplJ gene encoding 50S ribosomal protein L10, with amino-acid sequence MERAEKREVVSALSDVFANTGVVVVAHYAGLSVSDMTKLRSDMREAGGSVKVAKNRLVKLALDGTDAQGISDLMTGPTCLAYSDDPVTAPKVAVKFAKGNDKFVILGGAMGPTVLDAKGVGSLAELPSLDELRGKLVGLLQAPAGKIARTVSAPASQLARVFSAYGSKDAA